Within the Trichoderma breve strain T069 chromosome 3, whole genome shotgun sequence genome, the region cgccatcgcGTTTGGGCCTTTGTCGAAGCCCCCTTCTCACTCCGACTCTCTCTTGCGCGCTCTCTATCGCTCCCCAACTtctcctttccccccctctctctaGCTCTTCCCCCACACGCGCGCGCCAAAAACTATGGACGGCGTCGTGGGAACTGCGCCGCCCGGCAGCATGTACGTCCGTGCTCTCTACGACTACGAGGCCGACGACAGGACCAGTCTCAGCTTCCACGAGGGCGACATCATCCAGGTCATCACCCAGCTCGAGAGCGGCTGGTGGGACGGCGTCATCAATGGAGTGCGCGGCTGGTTCCCCAGCAATTACTGCCAGGCCATCACTAGCCCCGACGAGTTTCCCGACATGGGCCAAAACGGCCATGTCAACCACCACATGGAGGAcgaaatggaagaaaacgAACTTTACGAAGACAGTGCCGACCAGGACGAGGACTCCGAGGGCGAAGGCTTTGGCAGCCTGCCGCTCGAGGGCACCGACATGGGCGGCGACAAGTCTCGCGCCGACTTTTGGATCCCGCAGGCCACGCCAGATGGCCGCCTCTTCTACTACAACATGATGACGGGCGATCGCAGCATGGAGCTGCCGCTGGAATCGCCCGTGTCCTCGGCCGAGACCGGCCCCAGGGACCGTATGAACGTTGCCATGCCCGAGAAGACACGGCCGCCGCCAGAAATGATGGCGCGTGGGCTAACccaggacgaggacgacgactcGGCGACTTCAGCTTCAGAGGCTGAAGGCGAATCTCTGATGCTCGCGTCCAGAGGGTCTATGGTAAGTACATCTGTCCATTAAACATggccaaacaaaaaagacaagtACTTGGAACTAACTCTCTATCCAGCCTCGCATTCGAGGCTCATTCAGTGCCGCCCTCTCCCCGTCAACATCAATGGACTCGATGAATGGCACTTCTCCCGCTCGGCGCAAGAGAAGCGATGCATACGCCCTCGGATTCGCCAACACCAACCAACCACCAAACATTGCATCGGCCACATCATTCACCAGCACCACCTACAACGTGCCGGCCACCACCAGCGTGCCCAAGTCTTTCTTCGATGATGGATCCACGCCACCCCTTACCTGGAGTCTCCTCGTCACCAACATGAAGCGCGCCATCGACCGATATCGCGAGGCCGTCACCAACAACGCCCGCTCCGAATACGTGGCCAGGGCCGAAGATATTTCCGACCACCTCAGACTACTTCTTGCCGCCGGCTCAGGGACCACGGACAACCATTCTGGCCAgccttccatcatctccaccaaCAAGGCACTCTACCCCCACTTCCGAGATATGATGTCCAAGTTTTCCAAGTTGGTTATTTCTTCACacattgctgccgccgatTGGCCCAATGCGGAATCCGTTCAAAAGTGCCTCCAGGAGGCCGACGGCGTGTTGGGTGGCGTCTTCAGCTACGTTGAAGTTGCCAGGCaacagagaggagaggacaTCCCCCGACTTTTCCCTGGCTTTGTCATTGGCAGCACCTCAGGTGGGAGCTGGCAGAGCAACGGACTAGATTTCCATGATCTGATGTCCCCCAACTTCcttgacgatgaggagggtCTCACCGAGCCCACCGCAGTCCTCGATGGTAATCTCCTCGAAAGGTTAGATGAGCACAAGAGAATTCTCGTGTCTAGTATTCGAGAGCTAGAAAAGAACCTGACAGCTCCTGAAAAAATCATCTCACCTCAGCGACACGAGGCCATTGCTAACAATGTCTGCTTTGCCGGTGGCAAGGTTGTAGAGACGTTTAGGCCGTGGATTGCCATGATTGAGTCCGTCGACCTGTCATCTTTGGGCAATACATTCCAGACGCCGCAGCTGGAAGACTTTAGCATCAACAAGCAATCGCTGTACGACAACATTGCCGACCTCATGCTAAGCTGCCAAGCCGTCGCCGGACCCCTGGCGGACGAATGGTCAGAAGTTCGGGGAGAGCCTCTCGAGAGCCGTCTCGACTATGTTCGCCAATGCGCGAGAGCACTCGAGACAAACTCGTCGCACACTGGATTCTCCCTACAGCTGCTTTCAGAGCAGGTCCTAATCaacatgcagcagcagcaagcaaagGCTCGTCAACCACCGCGGGGCCAGCTCCAGCGAGGAGAGACTATGCCTTACGACAGACCTCATCAACGATCGGACTCAAGGACCGCACCAGTCCGACCGCCACTCATCACCACCCAGTCATACTCCGAGGGCGATGCACCCCCCGGATTCTCCAGAAAGGGCGACTACtccaaggtcaagaagatcTTTGGAGAAGACCCGTCACCACAGCTTCAGCCGGACGAGGACACGCCCGAGTTCCTGCTCCTGGACCACGAAAACGACCTGTCTTGGGATGCAAAGGCAACCACGCCCACAGTCAAGGGAGGATCCCTCTTGGCACTGGTCGAGCAGCTCACGCGCCATGATAAACTTGATTCGAGTTTTAACAACACCTTCCTCTTGACTTATCGATCCTTCACATCAGCACGCGAGCTCTTTGAGATGCTGGTTCAACGGTTCGGCATACAGCCTCCGGAGGGCCTCACACAACAAGACTATGAGTTGTGGCGAGACcgcaagcagaagctcatcCGATTCAGAGTGGTCAACATTCTCAAGAGTTGGTTCGACAGTTTCTGGATGGAAGAGTTCAACGACGAGTCCAAAACTCTGATACGCGACGTGTACACGTTTGCGAGAGACACTGTCAAGTCGACTGAGACACCAGGTTCAGGGCCGCTGATGGCGATCCTTGACCAGAGGCTCAGCGGCAAGGAGGCTGGCGCCAGGCGCATGATTCAAACCCTGAACCAGAGCACGCCAACGCCCATCATTCCAAAGAATATGAGAAAACTCAAGTTCCTGGACATTGACGTGACAGAGTTTGCTCGCCAGCTGACAATCATCGAGTCTCGGTTGTActccaagatcaaggccacTGAGTGCTTGAATAAGACGTGGCAGAAAAAGGTTGCAGACGGCGACCCTGACGCGGCTCCGAATGTCAAGGCTCTGATTTTGCACTCTAACCAGATGACCAACTGGGTGGCGGAGATGATTCTAAACCAGATGGATGTCAAGAAGCGAGTTGTGGTGATTAAGCactttgttgctgttgccgACGTATGTTTGCGGATCCTGGCCCTTTTGAATTAAAGATAAAAACAGGTGCTAACACAGTTGTACTAGAAATGCCGAGGCCTCAATAACTTTTCCACGTTgacatccatcatctcagcTTTGGGCACGGCGCCTATTGCGCGTTTGAAGCGAACCTGGGATCAAGTCCCTCAGCGAACAAGCGTTGTTCTGGAAACGATGCGTCGACTTATGGCTAGCACCAAGAACTTTGGCGAGTACCGCGAGGCGCTTCACGTTGCCAACCCGCCGTGTATCCCCTTTTTTGGTGAGTTTGGACTCTTGAGCGACCGCGTGGTTAAGAATGGTAGTTTTAACAGGAGAACATAGGTGTTTACTTGACCGATCTCACCTTTATTGAGGACGGTATACCCTCGGTGATTAAGAAGACCAACTTAATCAACTTTGCCAAGAGAGCAAAGACAGCCGAAGTCATCCGCGACATTCAGCAATACCAGAATGTGGGATACTCTTTGCAGCCAGTCCCTGAGCTGCACGATTACATAGTGAGCAACATGCAAGCTGCAGGAGACGTACATGAGATGTACGACAAGAGTTTGCAGATTGAACCACGCGAGCGTGAAGACGAGAAGATTGTCAGGTATGTacaacaaagcaaagcaaaggagAACTTTGCTTCATCTATTCATTCACATTTGCTAACGAATCGTGTGATGTAGGGTGCTTGCTGAATCTGGCTTTTTGTGAAATACTCGCCCCTGAACACCAAAGCCCTGAACCTCTGATACTGTTTGAAACAGGCAGCAAACTGGGCCCATATATAAGGACGCTTAACGTGTTGTacaatgaagaagcagagtGTATAGAAGAGAAGTACAAAGCATGTTTGAGAGAGTGGAAACAGAGAAATGATACCAAGAGGATCTAGAATGGGGAGGATTTGGCCACAAAAAAGGTCATGCCGGAATGGTCTGGTACTATATCGCAGCGGAAGTtggatttcttcttctttttttcaggGACTCGAGGCGCGAAAAAGAGGGGGATAATTGaaagggaagggaaaaaaagacgaaaagaaacaaaagatgCAGCCGAGCCTGGACGGCCCTTGTACAAAAATGCTGTCATGGATTGATTGCATTCAAGGTGTCTTGGTTTCCTGATTTCGATCAACATCCAAAGACTCAGAACCAACAAAGGGCGTGGGTGATGGTTGGACGTTGAAATGCATCGGCACCATGAAGAGCAGTATGGATTTTACCGTGGTTTGCCGCCTCTGACGATTTTGTGATTATGATTCGCAAACAAAACTTGTTGGCATTCTCGTTGGCGCCTCTGATGGGTTTTGATatggcttggcttggtttTTTAAGGCTCGAGAAGGAACTTGGGTTCGCATgatgcaaagaaaacaaaacaaaacattATTCCATGTTCTcagttttttctttatccgagggatgtttttttttctttcggaCTCTTGAGCTTTGGGCATCTTGATTTAGAGTTGGATGGAAATTTCTCTTCGTCTATTGAGGAAATGTCGAATGGCGATTGGGAAACTTGGAATATCATACCcgttttatatatatacatatatatatccaacgctgcatatatatatggtACGGCTTATTTATGATGGTATATACTTGTTTTGAACGTTTAGCATTAGTGTTTGGAAATCGAATCTACGAAAGGCTTGCATTGAAAGTTTGGACCATTTTTGAAGTCGTgtatatctttttttttttcaagcGTGAGAAGTAACACTTTTTGTGACGAGCAGATATAGATAAAGTATCATACACACAAACACCTTGTTTCCATACAGGCAGAATTAAATAATTGATACAAGATGGTACTCCTTGGTACAAAATCGACAAACGGACAAAAGGGGAATTTaggaaaaaagcaagacaGAAATTCATCGACAAGATTTAATGTCGGTGCAGCTTATTCTTGATTCGCTCCCCCAGACTGGGCTTATCCTTGTGATGACGGCCTGAATCCGAGCTCTTGCGGCCAGAGCTGCCGGCCTTGTGGTTGTTGttatcgtcgtcgtctgtCTTCATGCCCTTTTGCTCCATCAAGCCTATATAATTTACATGGTCAGTAGGAGTTCACCATGTccataagaagaagaaataaaagagagTATAGGGGAAAAGTAGGGGGGGAACATACGATCAGCTTCAACTCCAGCCCCAGGCTTCGCAGCATCAAAGTTCCCTCCATCAGCCGCAAGCCCCGTCGTCTTAACGTAGTCGTCTTCAGAAGCTTCCCACTTCTGATTGTTGTCGCGCTGCTGGGAATTATCCTCAggcagcttctgctccttcGGCTTGTTGTCCTCCTCCTGCACGGCGTCGCTGGAAgatgcggcggcggcgtttCCGCCGTTTTCCTTGGCGAGCTCTTCGACGGGGCGGGGGCCGGCGCCAGTGAGCTTGTCGAGTGGTTTGCCTTCTTCGGGGTTTGCGTCGTCGTCTGCGTTTGTTGTGTCCTTGAGATTACTCTTGGCTGTTGTGTCATTGAGGTTGCTCTTGGTTCTATCCTGGAGTTGACCACCAATGGGTTCTTGGGTTCGAGGGCTTTCGGGGAGGGGTTTGTCCTTTGCGGAGGAAGAAAGGGCGTAGTATTCGTTTTCGGCGAGGTCTGAGGgttcgtcttcttggcccTTTAGGTTGGATTCGACCTTGTTTTGGTCCTTGGGATCTATATACGGACGCTTTTGCGTTAGTCATTCATTGGTCGGAGGAGGCTTGAGATATGGTATCATGTATGCAGCTAGCTGTCAATCATACCCAAGTTGCCGGCGTCATAAGGCTCGCCCTTGGAAACATCGCCAGTGGCCCCCGAGATGGGCTCTTTGTGGGTTTCGTCGGTGTTGGAGTCGCCCCAGACGGCCTTTGCGGCGGATGTCGCGAGTTGGTTGATGGTCTCGATGGCGGAGGACATTGTGTAGATGATGTGCGTTTAGTGATTTATGGCGTTGGAAAGCAGAGGTTACGTAGACGAGATGTGTCAATGATGAGTGTTATAGTATGAAGTTGGTCTAGCAGAAATCACTTGGAATTGGGGGACAGAGAGAGATCCGGAGGCGGCCCTTTTAATAAACACTGGAGAGCAATTGGGTTGAAAGCCCGCCTCTGACGTCGACGTAGCACGGCCTTCCAAGCTGAGGGAGCGACTTTGGACTAACAGAATCCGGGATTCTACTCGCtgaatggccatggcgagCGAGGCTGGGGGGAAcagacatggacatggacacaCGTATGACGGCATTGATGGAGGGGATTGGCGTATAGCCAAGTTTtgcgtgtactcgtacatacagcTATTCAAATAGAGTACATACAAGAGGTGGGGGAATTGCCCTTGTACTGCTGCTATTTTTGACAAGCATAAACCTTAGTACCTAGAATGTTCCGGTACTGCAGCATTATCTGCAGTTCTGAAGCTTGGAATTTGCTGGGTTGGGCTGGGAACAGCTGAAAGGGGGTCGATGGGCGATGACGCAAGGCTCTCGTTGTTGGATCGAGATCGTCGCCCTTTTTCAGTGGGGAAAGCGTGGGAACGTGTGAGAGGGAGAGTGTCACTGGGGGGCTGCACGTGAATGACGTATGAAGGCATGGACAGTGACAGGTTAGGTAATGTTACTCTTAGGGGTCCAATACGTGTACTGTACTTGATGCTTGTATTTTATTCCCCATTCATTGCTTCCAGTTGGTTTCCTCTGATTTTACGCCGGTGCATGTTTTATTTGATGGCGGGAGATGGGCagattggagatggagaagtgGGAATTCATCAAGGTGGGCCAAATGCAATGCACATTAAGGTTGCTGCTCTAACTACAGAGCTGGGATAATGGAGCTGGGGGAGTATTAAGACAGCTCCCGGCACTACTACTTTACTTACAGTAAGTAATCCATATTGTCGAATGCATTTTCACGAGCCTTTTACCTCTCCCTCTGTTCTCGTTGCACCCGCAGCCTTGTTCGTTATGCGGCAAGATAACATGGCATGTACCCTGCAAGGTACCCGGCAGATATTACCTCTACTTAACACCACTTGAATCCTCTCTCCCAGTACATGAACCCGCGTGAATGTGAACCAAACCCTTGAACCCTTGATTCCCGCCTCAGTCCCGTGAGCCGTCGCAAACGGGCTAACTTAGACTCATCCAACTAAAGCCCCTGACAAGCTGCAGCAAGTAGGAGGTCGCGGCCGCGGCACATGGATCGACGGTAGCCTATAAGCGTGTCCGCGCCCAACAAAATCGTGACCCCGGGACGAGGCTAGGCTCTGTTATCTTATCTGTTCGCGTCCCCAGGCAGATGCCACTGCATGACAGTTGAGTCTGTATGACAGTTAGTCTGTCAGTCAGTATGGCAGCTCACAcgtattattattagtagGTGCGTTTGCAGCCGCATCTTATCTACCGATGTATCCGTATATATAGGTAAACGGGCCGTGTAATTCAAAAAGACTCACTCACAAAACTACTCCTACCCGCATCAGATCAGCTTCATTCTCCAGCCCAACGAGTTGCGACCCCCCGGCTCTCCCCAACGCCGGGGCAATCCGAAGCATTCGTCTAAACCTCTACGCGCGCTCAAATGTCTTGAGCTGCCatttgtttgtcttttttgcttcatctgctttttttgtctttctctttctctttccttaTCTCCAACATGATGCGGTATCCAGACGTTGCAAACTGGCTGCTCGTCTTGACGCTGGCCTGGGCTCCCATCCGCAGCCTCGGCCTAGCCATACAGCCATACGAGCATCGCTTGGACAATAAACAGCTGATCT harbors:
- a CDS encoding rasGEF domain-containing protein; translation: MDGVVGTAPPGSMYVRALYDYEADDRTSLSFHEGDIIQVITQLESGWWDGVINGVRGWFPSNYCQAITSPDEFPDMGQNGHVNHHMEDEMEENELYEDSADQDEDSEGEGFGSLPLEGTDMGGDKSRADFWIPQATPDGRLFYYNMMTGDRSMELPLESPVSSAETGPRDRMNVAMPEKTRPPPEMMARGLTQDEDDDSATSASEAEGESLMLASRGSMPRIRGSFSAALSPSTSMDSMNGTSPARRKRSDAYALGFANTNQPPNIASATSFTSTTYNVPATTSVPKSFFDDGSTPPLTWSLLVTNMKRAIDRYREAVTNNARSEYVARAEDISDHLRLLLAAGSGTTDNHSGQPSIISTNKALYPHFRDMMSKFSKLVISSHIAAADWPNAESVQKCLQEADGVLGGVFSYVEVARQQRGEDIPRLFPGFVIGSTSGGSWQSNGLDFHDLMSPNFLDDEEGLTEPTAVLDGNLLERLDEHKRILVSSIRELEKNLTAPEKIISPQRHEAIANNVCFAGGKVVETFRPWIAMIESVDLSSLGNTFQTPQLEDFSINKQSLYDNIADLMLSCQAVAGPLADEWSEVRGEPLESRLDYVRQCARALETNSSHTGFSLQLLSEQVLINMQQQQAKARQPPRGQLQRGETMPYDRPHQRSDSRTAPVRPPLITTQSYSEGDAPPGFSRKGDYSKVKKIFGEDPSPQLQPDEDTPEFLLLDHENDLSWDAKATTPTVKGGSLLALVEQLTRHDKLDSSFNNTFLLTYRSFTSARELFEMLVQRFGIQPPEGLTQQDYELWRDRKQKLIRFRVVNILKSWFDSFWMEEFNDESKTLIRDVYTFARDTVKSTETPGSGPLMAILDQRLSGKEAGARRMIQTLNQSTPTPIIPKNMRKLKFLDIDVTEFARQLTIIESRLYSKIKATECLNKTWQKKVADGDPDAAPNVKALILHSNQMTNWVAEMILNQMDVKKRVVVIKHFVAVADKCRGLNNFSTLTSIISALGTAPIARLKRTWDQVPQRTSVVLETMRRLMASTKNFGEYREALHVANPPCIPFFGVYLTDLTFIEDGIPSVIKKTNLINFAKRAKTAEVIRDIQQYQNVGYSLQPVPELHDYIVSNMQAAGDVHEMYDKSLQIEPREREDEKIVRVLAESGFL